The following are from one region of the Ananas comosus cultivar F153 linkage group 20, ASM154086v1, whole genome shotgun sequence genome:
- the LOC109725468 gene encoding protein LIGULELESS 1-like, with translation MMNVPDSAESFVPSIITLAGMEETTMQRDHHHQLWPLEASTQQISSNSIAPLSNSIIAAPHTPDLQFQPYSQYLHEYPQFQQSNFQLYYPPQPSISDYNFTGLARPVEDHVSIAPSPQLGLGLNLGYGSYLSSRDVLFRSRWGYPFAHHQPPRCQADGCRADLSRAKRYHRRHKVCEFHAKAAMVVINGGLQQRFCQQCSRFHSLEEFDDNKKSCRKRLADHNRRRRKLKPASSAAGTASPAGATTQKRKLANKTVTKSTNTKACIGSASTSFPVNSTTEGQQQQQQLQQPNREIQLKNGPSLSLGGVEEVNKAGAFITASASQGHFSNQGSSPLFHATNYNIYSEGNVSSVQQQLENQLPSSRDHQAPSLNCYLAHQSVSCCSSSEASRHSQSTTDQGVHSNLSSYQHQNNILQLRQAMLELDFL, from the exons ATGATGAACGTACCCGATTCCGCCGAGTCTTTTGTCCCTTCCATCATAACCCTAGCTGGGATGGAAGAAACCACCATGCAAAgagatcatcatcatcagctaTGGCCATTAGAGGCCAGCACCCAACAAATAAGTAGCAACTCCATAGCTCCCCTCTCCAACAGCATCATCGCTGCTCCCCATACACCCGATCTCCAATTCCAGCCCTATTCACAGTACCTTCATGAGTACCCGCAGTTCCAACAAAGCAACTTCCAGTTATATTACCCTCCACAGCCTTCGATCTCTGACTACAATTTCACCGGCCTTGCAAGGCCTGTGGAGGATCATGTCAGTATAGCTCCGTCCCCccagctagggttagggttgaaCCTCGGATACGGGTCGTACCTTTCATCGAGGGATGTGCTCTTCCGGTCGAGATGGGGTTACCCTTTTGCACACCACCAGCCGCCACGCTGTCAGGCAGACGGGTGCAGGGCCGACCTCTCTCGGGCCAAGCGCTACCATCGGAGGCACAAGGTGTGCGAGTTCCATGCAAAAGCCGCCATGGTCGTCATAAATGGTGGTCTGCAGCAGAGATTCTGCCAGCAATGCAGCAG ATTTCACTCCTTGGAAGAGTTTGATGACAACAAGAAGAGCTGCAGAAAGCGGTTAGCTGACCACAACCGCCGTCGGAGGAAGCTGAAGCCAGCATCAAGTGCAGCAGGCACAGCATCTCCAGCCGGTGCCACAACACAAAAGAGAAAGCTAGCTAACAAAACGGTCACGAAAAGCA CAAACACAAAGGCTTGCATCGGTAGTGCCTCCACTTCTTTCCCTGTTAACTCAACCACGGAGgggcaacaacaacaacaacaactgcAGCAACCAAATAGAGAGATTCAACTGAAGAACGGCCCATCTTTGTCTCTGGGAGGGGTTGAAGAAGTAAACAAGGCAGGAGCCTTTATTACTGCATCAGCCTCTCAAGGCCATTTCAGCAATCAAGGCTCATCTCCGTTATTCCATGCAACTAATTACAACATTTATTCAGAGGGGAACGTCTCCTCAGTGCAGCAACAGCTGGAAAACCAGTTGCCCTCCTCTCGTGATCATCAGGCCCCTTCCCTCAACTGCTACTTAGCCCACCAGAGCGTCTCCTGCTGTAGCTCCAGTGAGGCATCTCGTCACTCCCAGTCGACTACTGATCAAGGAGTGCACTCCAATTTGTCTAGCTACCAGCACCAAAATAATATCCTCCAGTTGAGACAAGCCATGTTGGAGCTGGATTTCCTGTGA